A stretch of the Enterobacteriaceae endosymbiont of Donacia proxima genome encodes the following:
- a CDS encoding MATE family efflux transporter gives MHKYLIEMKKLFNITVPIVLTQIAYLLINIINMIISSSFNKFDMAVVSIGTSIWLPLLLFCHGIFLSLIPIITKLHGSNKKQIIIKYVQQSYLLSIILSCIIILILYKINFFIYLLLTNKILVPKIIIFLRIIIWSIPGYLLLQILRCVCISFSLTIPDMIISWIGVIIYIPINYVFIYGFSYIPSFGILGCGLSIVLIYLILTIITMIWMYNSIYFNNINYFSLFNKPNIKILKKLLKLGFPIGLSIFVEITLFTVVSLFISSMGIDNIISHQIAQNFSSFVFVIPLSLSIATTILVGFYLGSGYKNKAKRISWISQIIGIILSILTILISLFFKKKIAFLYNPNQNIINLSSKLIFLASIYQFLDAIQVIGCGILKAYKDTKFIFFITFLSCWVIGFPIGYILSMTNLIVNSMGPTGFWIGFIVGLAIAVILIILRIIKIQKS, from the coding sequence GTGCATAAATATTTAATTGAAATGAAAAAATTATTTAATATTACTGTACCAATAGTTTTAACACAAATAGCTTATCTTTTAATTAATATCATAAATATGATTATATCAAGTTCTTTTAATAAGTTTGATATGGCTGTAGTATCAATAGGTACATCAATATGGTTGCCTTTATTATTATTTTGTCATGGTATTTTTTTATCTTTAATACCAATTATTACTAAATTACATGGATCTAATAAAAAACAAATTATTATAAAATATGTACAACAATCATATTTATTATCAATAATTTTATCATGTATAATAATATTAATTTTATATAAAATAAATTTTTTTATATATTTATTATTAACTAATAAAATTTTAGTTCCAAAAATTATAATTTTTTTAAGAATAATTATATGGAGTATACCAGGTTATTTATTATTACAAATATTACGTTGTGTTTGTATTTCATTTTCATTAACTATACCTGATATGATCATTAGTTGGATTGGTGTCATAATATATATACCAATTAATTATGTTTTTATTTATGGTTTTAGCTATATACCATCTTTTGGAATTTTAGGATGTGGTTTATCTATAGTATTAATATATTTAATATTAACTATTATAACCATGATATGGATGTATAATTCAATATATTTTAATAATATAAATTATTTTAGTTTATTTAATAAACCTAATATAAAAATTTTAAAAAAATTATTAAAATTAGGTTTTCCTATCGGATTGTCTATTTTTGTTGAAATTACATTATTTACAGTTGTTTCTTTATTTATTTCTTCTATGGGTATTGATAATATTATTAGCCATCAAATAGCCCAAAATTTTAGTTCTTTTGTTTTTGTAATTCCATTATCTTTAAGTATAGCAACTACTATATTAGTTGGTTTTTATTTAGGTTCAGGTTATAAAAATAAAGCTAAAAGAATTAGTTGGATTTCGCAAATTATAGGTATTATTTTATCTATTTTAACTATTTTAATAAGTCTTTTTTTTAAAAAAAAAATTGCTTTTTTATATAATCCTAATCAAAATATTATTAATTTATCATCTAAATTAATATTTTTAGCCTCTATTTATCAATTTTTAGATGCTATTCAAGTAATAGGGTGCGGTATTTTAAAAGCTTATAAAGATACCAAATTTATTTTTTTTATTACTTTTTTATCTTGTTGGGTAATAGGTTTTCCTATTGGTTATATTTTGTCTATGACAAATTTAATTGTAAATTCTATGGGCCCTACAGGTTTTTGGATAGGATTTATTGTTGGATTAGCTATTGCAGTAATATTAATTATATTACGTATTATTAAAATACAAAAAAGTTGA
- the grxD gene encoding Grx4 family monothiol glutaredoxin: MKIFDKIKKQINDNPIILYMKGTPENPRCGFSDKAVKIILFYKVKFTYIDILKNSDIRIYLPKYADWPTFPQLWVNNQLIGGSDILYTLHTSNKLKKILNF; the protein is encoded by the coding sequence ATGAAAATTTTCGATAAAATAAAAAAACAAATTAATGATAATCCTATTATTTTATATATGAAAGGAACTCCAGAAAACCCACGATGTGGCTTTTCTGATAAAGCAGTAAAAATAATTTTATTTTATAAAGTTAAATTTACCTATATTGATATATTAAAAAATTCTGATATTAGGATATATTTGCCTAAATATGCTGATTGGCCAACATTCCCCCAATTATGGGTAAATAATCAATTAATAGGAGGTTCCGATATATTATATACATTACATACTAGTAATAAATTAAAAAAAATTTTAAATTTCTAA
- the rnt gene encoding ribonuclease T gives MNNLSKLDLLSSRFRGFYPVIIDIETSGFNPKYNAILEICLITLKMENGWLKKNETLHFHVIPFKGSSISPDALAFNGINIYTSLRGAITEIEVFKIIFKKITKDLKKNKCKKAVIVAHNASFDHSFIMEAVKRNKMEKYNPFHSFVIFDTTSMCGLILGQTVLAKSCHKIGISFDSNQAHSALYDAYCTAKLFCKLVNNWKSKGGWPP, from the coding sequence ATGAATAATCTATCAAAATTAGATTTATTATCTTCTAGATTTAGAGGATTTTATCCTGTTATAATAGATATTGAAACTTCTGGATTTAATCCTAAATATAATGCTATATTAGAAATATGTTTAATTACATTAAAAATGGAAAATGGTTGGTTAAAAAAAAATGAAACATTACATTTTCATGTAATACCTTTTAAAGGTTCAAGTATTTCTCCAGATGCATTAGCTTTTAATGGTATTAATATTTATACCTCTTTAAGAGGTGCTATTACTGAAATAGAAGTTTTTAAAATTATTTTTAAAAAAATTACTAAAGATTTAAAAAAAAATAAATGTAAAAAAGCAGTTATAGTTGCTCATAATGCTAGTTTTGATCATAGTTTTATTATGGAAGCTGTAAAAAGAAATAAAATGGAAAAATATAATCCATTTCATTCTTTTGTAATATTTGATACAACATCTATGTGTGGATTAATTTTAGGACAAACCGTATTAGCAAAATCATGTCATAAAATTGGTATTTCCTTTGATAGTAATCAAGCACATTCTGCATTATATGATGCTTATTGTACTGCTAAATTATTTTGTAAATTAGTTAATAATTGGAAAAGTAAAGGAGGATGGCCACCATAA
- the minC gene encoding septum site-determining protein MinC: protein MFTKIIKFKQNNFSFYVIYLYNNQPELIYNAIKKKIKHSPLFFKKMSVIVNIFYIKNEINWEKVYNAIISTGINIIGVSGCNNKNIIKIINNTGTPILFDNYKDDKKIQNIDINEKKVNNNKNNIVSKSIIKIIKEKGSLLLNKDIYYNKSKIIYNPIRSGQQVYAYNSDLIIINNVSTGAELIADGNIHIYGFMRGKALSGANGDRNCQIFCSQLFAELLSIAGEYLLQDQIPLKFLGKSSRIYLKNKILKIKLCN from the coding sequence ATGTTTACAAAAATAATTAAATTTAAACAAAATAATTTTTCATTCTATGTAATTTATTTATATAATAATCAACCTGAACTTATATATAATGCAATAAAAAAAAAAATAAAACATTCTCCTTTATTTTTTAAAAAAATGTCAGTTATTGTTAATATTTTTTATATAAAAAATGAAATAAATTGGGAAAAAGTTTATAATGCTATTATTTCAACAGGTATTAATATTATAGGAGTTAGTGGATGTAATAATAAAAATATTATTAAAATTATAAATAATACTGGTACACCTATTTTATTTGATAATTATAAAGATGATAAAAAAATTCAAAATATTGATATTAATGAAAAAAAAGTAAATAATAATAAAAATAATATAGTATCAAAATCTATTATTAAAATAATTAAAGAAAAAGGATCTTTATTACTTAATAAAGATATCTATTATAATAAAAGTAAAATTATCTATAATCCAATTAGATCAGGACAGCAAGTTTATGCTTATAATAGTGATTTAATTATTATCAATAATGTTAGTACAGGAGCTGAATTAATAGCAGATGGTAATATCCATATTTATGGTTTTATGAGAGGTAAAGCTTTATCTGGAGCTAATGGAGATAGAAATTGTCAAATTTTTTGTAGTCAATTATTTGCGGAATTATTATCAATTGCTGGTGAATATTTACTTCAAGATCAAATTCCCCTAAAATTTTTAGGAAAATCATCAAGAATATATTTAAAAAATAAAATATTAAAAATAAAATTATGTAATTAA
- the minD gene encoding septum site-determining protein MinD, with product MRIIVVTSGKGGVGKTTSSAAIATGLAKNGKKTVVIDFDIGLRNLDLIMGCEKRVIYDFINVLQGEITLNQALIKDEKYKNLYILPASQTRNKDALTYNGVEAILKNLNTMNFDFIICDSPAGIEKGALTALYFADEAIITTNPEISSIRDSDRILGIISSQSKRTKNGEKPIKEYLLLTRYDPIRVNCGDILSIDNIIKILGVQIIGVIPEDPLVLRALNQGKSIILHKNSNASLAYKDTVKRLLGEKIPLRFIKKEQKNFLQRFFWK from the coding sequence ATGCGTATAATTGTTGTAACTTCTGGTAAAGGAGGTGTAGGGAAAACTACTTCTAGTGCAGCTATAGCTACTGGATTAGCTAAAAATGGGAAAAAAACTGTTGTTATTGATTTTGATATAGGATTACGTAATTTAGATTTAATTATGGGTTGTGAAAAAAGAGTTATTTATGATTTTATCAATGTTTTACAAGGAGAAATAACATTAAATCAAGCTTTAATAAAAGACGAAAAATATAAAAATTTATATATATTACCTGCTTCTCAAACAAGGAATAAAGATGCATTAACTTATAATGGAGTAGAAGCTATTTTAAAAAATTTAAATACAATGAATTTTGACTTTATTATATGCGATTCACCTGCAGGTATTGAAAAAGGTGCATTAACTGCATTGTATTTTGCTGATGAAGCTATTATTACTACTAATCCTGAAATTTCTTCTATTAGAGACTCTGATAGAATTTTAGGTATAATTTCATCACAATCTAAAAGAACTAAAAATGGAGAAAAACCTATTAAAGAATATTTATTACTTACACGTTATGATCCTATCAGAGTAAATTGTGGAGATATATTAAGTATTGATAATATTATTAAAATTTTAGGTGTTCAAATAATAGGTGTAATACCAGAAGATCCCTTAGTATTAAGAGCATTAAATCAAGGAAAAAGTATTATTTTACACAAAAATTCTAATGCTTCTTTAGCATATAAAGATACTGTTAAACGTTTATTAGGAGAAAAAATTCCTTTACGTTTTATAAAAAAAGAACAAAAAAATTTTTTACAGCGTTTTTTTTGGAAATAA
- the tsaB gene encoding tRNA (adenosine(37)-N6)-threonylcarbamoyltransferase complex dimerization subunit type 1 TsaB, with protein sequence MKNNILAIDTSTEYCLLSLKINNIIHNKIQYSPYSHMQYILQLINDFLQEKNITLSQICLLGYNLGPGNFTSLRIGIAIVESLSYVLNIPKVGISHLMILAEQSWKIKKIKNVISVIKCNKNLLYFAIYKRTLKGLWIGKKSECLLNYDIFFKKIILLKGIFTLISNIDQYIQNNIKKMLNKDLKIVFIKKFYSSENIISIINTIVLNKKKIKKHYQINYIKNIF encoded by the coding sequence ATGAAAAATAATATTTTAGCGATTGATACATCTACTGAATATTGTTTACTCTCATTAAAGATAAATAATATTATTCATAATAAAATACAATATTCTCCTTATTCACATATGCAATATATATTACAATTAATTAATGATTTTTTACAAGAAAAAAATATTACTTTATCTCAAATATGTTTATTAGGATATAATTTAGGACCAGGAAATTTTACAAGTTTAAGAATAGGTATAGCAATAGTAGAAAGTCTTTCTTATGTTTTAAATATTCCTAAGGTAGGGATATCACATTTAATGATTTTAGCTGAACAATCTTGGAAAATAAAAAAAATTAAAAATGTTATATCTGTTATAAAATGTAATAAGAATTTATTATATTTTGCTATATATAAAAGAACTTTAAAAGGTTTATGGATAGGGAAAAAAAGTGAATGTTTATTAAATTATGATATTTTTTTTAAAAAAATAATTTTATTAAAAGGAATATTTACATTAATTTCTAATATAGATCAATATATTCAAAATAATATTAAAAAAATGTTAAACAAAGATCTTAAAATAGTATTTATTAAAAAATTTTATTCTTCAGAAAATATTATTAGTATTATTAATACCATTGTTTTAAATAAAAAAAAAATAAAAAAACATTACCAAATAAATTATATTAAAAATATATTTTAA
- the hslV gene encoding ATP-dependent protease subunit HslV yields the protein MTTIVSVRRNGNVVIGGDGQATLGHIIMKGNVKKIRKLYNDTVIAGFAGGTADAFTLFELFEQKLEIHQGNLIKSAVELAKDWRTDRILRKLEALLVIADKITSLIITGSGDVIQPENNIVTIGSGGPYAQASARALFENTNLSAYEIVKKSLNIAGDICIYTNHIFTIEELPSK from the coding sequence ATGACAACAATAGTTAGTGTAAGGAGAAATGGTAATGTAGTTATTGGTGGTGATGGACAAGCAACTCTTGGTCATATTATAATGAAAGGAAATGTAAAAAAAATTCGTAAATTATATAATGATACAGTAATTGCCGGTTTTGCTGGGGGTACTGCTGATGCTTTTACTCTTTTTGAGTTATTTGAACAAAAACTAGAAATACATCAAGGAAATCTTATTAAATCGGCAGTTGAATTAGCAAAAGATTGGAGAACAGATCGTATTTTACGTAAATTAGAAGCATTATTAGTAATAGCAGATAAAATTACTTCTTTAATTATTACAGGTAGTGGAGATGTTATACAACCTGAAAATAATATAGTAACTATTGGTTCTGGTGGTCCATATGCACAAGCATCTGCTCGTGCTTTATTTGAAAATACTAATTTAAGTGCATATGAAATAGTAAAAAAATCTTTAAACATAGCTGGAGATATTTGTATATATACTAATCATATTTTTACTATTGAAGAATTACCATCTAAATAA
- the hslU gene encoding HslU--HslV peptidase ATPase subunit, whose translation MSEMTPKEIVNELDKFIIGQKSAKKAVAIALRNRWRRMQLDENLRSEVTPKNILMIGPTGVGKTEIARRLAKLANAPFIKVEATKFTEIGYVGKEVDSIIRDLTDASIKMIRVQAFNKNCYRAKEMAEERIINVLIPNKNYWAKDDNIESIRKKLKNKLKNGLLDNQEIEINLSSTPMGIEIMAPPGMEEMTSQLQSLFQNLGGNKQKKRKLKIKDAIKLLIEEEANKLVNNEDIKQKAIEAVEQNGIVFLDEIDKICRRSNNVSSDISREGVQRDLLPLVEGCTVSTKHGMVKTDYILFIASGSFQISKPSDLIPELQGRLPIRVELKALTSNDFERILIEPNASITVQYKALLATEKVDIIFTKDGIKKIAESAWKVNETTENIGARRLHTVLEYLMSDISYNANEYNSQSIIIDENYVSQHLDSLIINEDISRYIL comes from the coding sequence ATGTCTGAAATGACCCCAAAAGAAATTGTAAATGAATTAGATAAATTTATCATTGGACAAAAAAGTGCAAAAAAAGCAGTTGCAATTGCTTTAAGAAATCGTTGGCGTCGTATGCAATTAGATGAAAATTTAAGATCAGAAGTAACACCTAAAAATATATTAATGATAGGTCCAACTGGTGTAGGAAAAACAGAAATTGCACGCAGATTAGCAAAATTAGCTAATGCACCTTTTATTAAAGTAGAAGCAACTAAATTTACTGAAATTGGTTATGTCGGGAAAGAAGTAGATTCTATTATTCGTGATTTAACTGATGCTTCAATAAAAATGATACGAGTACAAGCATTCAATAAAAATTGTTATAGAGCGAAAGAAATGGCGGAAGAAAGGATTATTAATGTATTAATACCTAATAAAAATTATTGGGCTAAAGATGATAATATTGAATCTATTCGTAAAAAATTAAAAAATAAATTAAAAAATGGATTATTAGATAATCAAGAAATCGAAATTAATTTATCTAGTACTCCTATGGGCATTGAAATTATGGCACCACCTGGAATGGAAGAAATGACTAGTCAATTGCAATCTTTATTCCAAAATTTAGGAGGAAATAAACAAAAAAAACGTAAACTAAAAATTAAAGATGCAATTAAGTTATTAATAGAAGAAGAAGCTAATAAATTAGTTAATAATGAAGATATTAAACAAAAAGCTATAGAAGCAGTAGAACAAAATGGTATAGTTTTTTTAGATGAAATAGATAAAATCTGTAGAAGAAGTAATAATGTATCTTCTGATATTTCTAGAGAAGGAGTACAAAGAGATTTATTACCTTTAGTTGAAGGGTGTACAGTATCAACAAAACATGGAATGGTTAAAACAGATTATATTTTATTTATTGCTTCAGGATCATTTCAAATTTCAAAACCTTCTGATTTAATACCTGAATTACAAGGTAGGTTACCTATTAGAGTAGAATTAAAAGCATTAACTAGTAATGATTTTGAAAGAATTCTTATAGAACCTAATGCATCTATAACGGTACAATATAAAGCTTTATTAGCTACAGAAAAAGTAGATATTATCTTTACTAAAGATGGTATAAAAAAAATAGCAGAATCTGCTTGGAAAGTTAATGAAACAACAGAAAATATAGGAGCTAGAAGATTACATACTGTATTAGAATATTTAATGTCAGATATTTCTTATAATGCTAATGAATATAATAGTCAATCCATTATTATTGATGAAAACTATGTAAGTCAACATCTTGATTCACTTATTATTAATGAAGACATTAGTAGATATATTTTATAA